Proteins from one Robertmurraya sp. FSL R5-0851 genomic window:
- a CDS encoding cation diffusion facilitator family transporter — protein MGHHHHHGHSHHHHGHDHHGHSHGHNHFEEAREGNKKGLIIALLVTTIIMFLEFFGGLITNSLALLSDSGHMLSDASSLLLSLVAIWFASKPASANKSYGFYRFEILAALFNGVTLFVIAGFIVWEAYGRFFQPPTVASGSMMLIASVGLFANLFSAWSLMRKGDVKNNVNLRSAYLHVLGDALGSVGAIIAGILMLLFDWYVADPIISVLVALLILKSAWGVIKHSTHILMEGTPPSINQDEVKSVLLEIKGVIDVHDLHIWTITSGLDSFSCHILVEDNINSQEVLQEAINKMHDIFLIEHTTIQIEKSQIAHNELKV, from the coding sequence ATGGGGCATCATCACCACCATGGTCATAGTCACCATCATCATGGCCACGATCATCATGGTCATTCACACGGCCATAATCACTTTGAGGAAGCCAGGGAAGGCAATAAAAAAGGGTTAATAATCGCACTATTGGTTACCACAATTATTATGTTTTTAGAGTTTTTCGGTGGTTTAATAACAAACAGTTTAGCTCTATTATCAGATTCAGGACATATGCTGAGTGACGCCAGCTCTTTATTATTAAGTTTAGTCGCTATCTGGTTTGCTTCTAAACCAGCCTCAGCAAACAAAAGCTATGGTTTTTATCGTTTTGAAATCTTAGCTGCATTGTTCAATGGTGTTACTTTATTTGTTATTGCCGGGTTTATTGTGTGGGAAGCTTATGGCCGCTTTTTCCAACCACCCACTGTTGCAAGTGGTTCAATGATGTTAATTGCATCTGTAGGCTTATTTGCAAATTTGTTTAGCGCTTGGTCTCTAATGAGAAAAGGTGATGTAAAAAACAATGTAAATTTACGTAGTGCCTACTTACATGTTCTTGGTGATGCATTAGGCTCGGTTGGAGCTATAATTGCTGGAATTTTAATGCTTTTATTCGATTGGTATGTTGCCGACCCAATTATTTCAGTTTTGGTCGCTTTACTGATTTTAAAAAGTGCTTGGGGAGTTATAAAACATTCCACTCATATTTTAATGGAGGGTACTCCCCCTAGTATTAACCAAGATGAAGTAAAGTCTGTTTTATTAGAAATAAAAGGGGTAATTGATGTCCATGACCTCCATATTTGGACAATCACTTCTGGATTAGACTCATTTAGCTGTCATATTTTAGTTGAGGATAACATTAACAGTCAAGAGGTTCTACAAGAAGCCATTAATAAAATGCATGATATTTTTCTTATTGAACACACCACTATTCAAATTGAAAAATCTCAGATTGCTCATAATGAATTAAAAGTTTAA
- a CDS encoding IS4 family transposase has product MDKDNTKTTINELLKVLDEQTFTKLINVVDIDKYVKKLTAYKFLQLLILAQINELDSLTHLSKHSKDKKELQVHLNMDGISTSQLSRKQCDLSPKLFEKILHHLVFMIQSQMKQSPIVRDIGRLHVIDSSTMSMSISQYPWAKFRKTKAGVRLHLRVVVTKDLTIPDKAVLLPAKHADRTQMNELIEIDPDALYLFDRGYVDYKQFDKYCLEGVRFITRLKKNAEIEVLSEQSPDPENLIYQDAEVYLGNAQNGTKMQHTLRLIKTKDQEGNLVIIVTSCFDLTAKEIGDLYRYRWKIETFFKWMKQHLKIKSFFGKSENAVYNQIWIALITYCLEVLLQFRVSHDGSLLGLKRTLETCLYEGLDAFIRALFQKPSRHSKGRRKYDWEKDFALIVRQFDEGEVDHLDDLTFDPLYQY; this is encoded by the coding sequence ATGGACAAGGATAACACAAAAACCACAATTAATGAACTACTAAAAGTATTAGATGAACAAACTTTTACTAAATTAATCAATGTAGTGGACATCGACAAGTATGTTAAGAAACTGACGGCATATAAATTTTTGCAGCTACTCATCTTGGCACAAATCAATGAATTAGACAGTTTAACCCATCTATCCAAGCATTCGAAAGATAAGAAAGAACTTCAGGTTCACCTGAATATGGATGGCATTAGTACATCTCAGCTTTCCAGAAAACAGTGTGATCTATCTCCGAAGTTGTTTGAGAAGATCTTACACCATCTTGTTTTTATGATTCAGTCCCAAATGAAACAATCTCCGATTGTTCGAGATATTGGACGTCTTCATGTGATTGACTCATCGACAATGAGTATGTCCATATCGCAGTATCCATGGGCAAAGTTTCGCAAAACAAAGGCCGGCGTTAGACTGCATTTACGGGTCGTTGTGACCAAAGATTTAACAATCCCTGATAAAGCCGTTCTATTGCCGGCAAAACATGCTGACCGGACCCAAATGAATGAACTAATCGAGATTGATCCTGATGCTCTTTACCTTTTTGACCGAGGATATGTGGATTACAAGCAATTCGATAAGTACTGCCTGGAAGGCGTTCGATTTATTACTAGACTTAAGAAAAACGCCGAAATTGAAGTACTAAGCGAACAATCACCCGATCCCGAAAATTTGATCTATCAAGATGCTGAGGTATATCTTGGAAATGCACAAAATGGTACGAAGATGCAGCACACCCTACGCCTAATCAAAACTAAAGATCAAGAAGGAAATCTTGTTATTATCGTTACTAGTTGTTTTGACCTTACTGCCAAAGAAATCGGAGATTTATATCGATATCGTTGGAAAATAGAAACTTTTTTTAAATGGATGAAACAACATCTGAAGATCAAATCCTTCTTTGGAAAAAGTGAAAATGCTGTCTATAATCAAATCTGGATTGCCTTGATCACATATTGTCTTGAAGTATTACTTCAATTTAGAGTCAGCCACGATGGCAGCCTGTTAGGGCTGAAAAGGACTTTAGAAACTTGTCTTTATGAAGGGCTTGATGCATTTATTCGTGCTCTTTTCCAGAAACCATCCCGACACTCAAAAGGACGAAGAAAATATGATTGGGAAAAAGATTTCGCATTGATTGTACGCCAATTTGACGAAGGTGAGGTGGATCACCTAGACGATTTAACATTTGACCCACTTTACCAATACTAA
- a CDS encoding FeoB small GTPase domain-containing protein encodes MSKSFQIALAGNPNTGKSTLFNLLTGLKQHTGNWAGKTVDLKVGNFYIKDKMFEMIDLPGTYSLFSNSKDEEIARDYIVFNKPHVTLVVLDGTALERNMNLALQVMEITDNVIVCINLIDEAEKLGIKINEKVLMKRLGVPVIKISARNKTGIPMLLDTIDRLASGVIRCKPYQLKYDEETEQKINLLLPEVRIISGGKFPERWLALRLLDGDKSLLEKIEKELSNSEVI; translated from the coding sequence ATGAGTAAATCGTTCCAAATCGCCCTTGCCGGTAATCCTAATACGGGGAAAAGTACATTATTTAATCTTCTTACAGGATTAAAGCAACATACTGGAAACTGGGCAGGAAAAACGGTGGACTTAAAAGTAGGAAATTTTTACATTAAAGATAAAATGTTTGAAATGATTGATTTACCTGGAACATATTCTTTGTTTTCAAATTCTAAAGATGAAGAGATCGCACGTGACTACATTGTGTTTAACAAACCTCATGTTACACTGGTTGTTTTAGATGGGACTGCACTTGAGAGAAACATGAACCTAGCTTTGCAAGTAATGGAGATAACTGACAATGTAATTGTTTGTATAAATCTAATAGACGAAGCAGAAAAATTAGGGATTAAGATAAATGAAAAAGTGTTAATGAAACGATTAGGAGTACCGGTGATTAAGATATCAGCTAGAAACAAAACGGGTATTCCAATGTTACTGGATACAATTGATCGTTTGGCATCTGGAGTAATTCGATGTAAACCATATCAGTTGAAATACGATGAGGAAACAGAGCAAAAAATCAACCTCCTACTACCAGAAGTTCGTATTATATCAGGTGGAAAATTTCCAGAAAGATGGTTGGCTTTACGGCTACTTGATGGAGATAAATCACTTTTAGAAAAAATAGAAAAAGAACTTTCGAATTCTGAGGTGATATAA
- a CDS encoding nucleoside recognition domain-containing protein: protein MESQQININMKIKDLIQQAERLSSFTIRDRIVEQIYNNSQEVIKEGVSFTKTRYDQRTEKLDAIFTSPIWGYPIMLTMLGIVFYLTIAGANIPSSMLASFFSWVEGYLSLFFNAVNAPEWLHGVLVLGLFRGTSWVISVMLPPMAIFFPTFALLENYGYLPRVAFNMDRLFKTVGAHGKQSLTMAMGFGCNAAAVMSSRIIESPRERMLAILTNNFVPCNGRWGTLIVLSSLFMAAGFTGGMKSLVTTSVIVGIVLFGIIITFLVSWVLSKTALKGVPTHYTLELPPYRKPKFVDTVIRSSLNKSASVLNRAIKVAAPAGVLTWILANISIGDVSILLHIVNFLDPLGKLIGLDGYILMAFIIGLPANEIVLPILLMGYLSTGALIDVDGIEGLKQIFLDNGWTWLTAINMMLFSLLHYPCGTTLVNIYKETKSIKWTFWSFIIPTGIAFLITFLVAQTVRIMGWV, encoded by the coding sequence ATGGAGTCACAACAAATAAATATTAACATGAAGATTAAAGATCTAATTCAACAGGCTGAACGACTCTCCTCTTTTACTATTCGTGATCGGATTGTGGAACAAATTTATAACAATAGTCAGGAGGTAATAAAAGAGGGGGTAAGTTTCACTAAAACAAGGTATGATCAAAGAACTGAAAAGTTAGATGCAATATTTACATCTCCTATTTGGGGATATCCAATAATGCTTACTATGTTAGGAATCGTTTTTTATCTAACCATTGCTGGAGCAAACATCCCATCAAGTATGTTGGCAAGTTTCTTTAGCTGGGTCGAGGGATATTTGAGTCTATTTTTCAATGCTGTTAATGCACCAGAATGGCTCCATGGTGTATTGGTTTTAGGTTTATTTAGAGGAACAAGCTGGGTAATTAGTGTGATGCTGCCTCCGATGGCTATTTTTTTTCCTACCTTTGCACTATTAGAAAACTATGGGTATTTACCAAGAGTTGCGTTTAATATGGATCGTTTATTTAAAACTGTAGGGGCTCACGGCAAACAATCCTTAACCATGGCTATGGGTTTTGGCTGTAATGCAGCCGCCGTTATGTCTTCAAGAATAATCGAATCTCCACGTGAGAGAATGCTGGCAATTCTGACAAATAACTTCGTCCCTTGCAATGGTCGTTGGGGAACACTCATTGTATTGTCATCACTATTTATGGCAGCCGGTTTTACAGGAGGGATGAAGTCATTAGTAACAACATCTGTGATTGTAGGAATCGTATTGTTTGGAATAATAATAACCTTCCTTGTCTCATGGGTATTATCTAAAACTGCTCTTAAAGGTGTACCGACCCATTATACTCTAGAATTGCCCCCATATAGAAAACCAAAGTTTGTTGATACTGTCATCCGTTCTTCACTAAATAAGTCTGCATCCGTTCTAAACCGTGCAATTAAAGTAGCTGCTCCAGCTGGGGTGTTAACGTGGATCTTAGCTAATATCTCGATAGGTGATGTTAGCATCCTATTGCATATTGTAAACTTTCTAGATCCACTAGGAAAGTTAATAGGGTTAGATGGGTATATTCTTATGGCATTTATAATAGGTTTGCCAGCAAATGAAATTGTACTCCCTATACTACTGATGGGATATCTTTCTACAGGAGCATTAATTGATGTGGATGGAATAGAGGGGCTTAAACAAATATTTTTAGACAATGGGTGGACTTGGTTAACCGCAATAAATATGATGCTATTTTCCTTGTTACATTATCCATGTGGAACAACACTAGTAAATATCTATAAGGAAACAAAAAGTATTAAATGGACTTTTTGGTCCTTTATAATACCCACAGGAATCGCTTTTTTAATTACTTTCTTAGTCGCTCAAACTGTGCGTATTATGGGATGGGTATAA
- a CDS encoding NAD(P)-binding domain-containing protein — protein MFYDVIIVGAGQSALSMGYFLKKTKLSFLILDKGSRIGNTWRNRYDSLVLFTPRSYSSLPGLSLEGNPNGFPTKDEVADYLEYYVQFFKLPFRMNTNITRIIKEGSLFRLFSEHESFTARNIIIATGSYQYPNIPSFSKEIDKDIMQVHSSQYKNQSQLNSGSVLVVGGRNSGSQIALELSDTRETYLSISHDIQYLPLTIARRSIFWWLDKLGILKADNKSFIGRKLQSKGDILFGDELKKNIKTNKVKIKPRAIDVREKNEILFQDKTNLKINNIIWATGFIQDFNWIDIPGLLNSYGTINHIRGITNIKGLYFLGLPWQHRRGSSLLLGVGDDAEYLYQNILATNFKA, from the coding sequence ATGTTTTATGATGTAATTATAGTTGGCGCTGGTCAATCTGCTTTATCTATGGGGTATTTTTTAAAAAAGACGAAATTATCTTTTTTAATCCTTGACAAAGGCTCAAGGATTGGTAATACGTGGAGAAATAGGTACGATTCCTTAGTTTTATTTACACCACGTTCTTACAGTTCTTTACCTGGCCTATCACTGGAAGGTAATCCTAATGGGTTTCCAACAAAAGATGAAGTAGCAGATTATCTAGAGTATTATGTACAGTTTTTTAAATTACCTTTTAGAATGAACACCAATATTACAAGAATCATTAAAGAGGGATCCCTATTTAGGCTTTTTTCGGAGCATGAATCATTTACAGCAAGGAATATTATAATTGCGACTGGTTCATATCAATACCCTAATATTCCTTCATTTTCTAAGGAAATCGATAAAGACATTATGCAGGTACATTCTTCCCAATATAAAAATCAATCTCAGTTAAACAGTGGATCTGTATTAGTAGTCGGTGGTCGTAATTCCGGTTCTCAAATTGCACTTGAATTATCGGATACCCGAGAAACATACCTATCGATTAGTCACGATATTCAATATCTACCTCTCACTATAGCGAGGCGAAGTATTTTTTGGTGGTTAGACAAGTTGGGGATATTAAAAGCTGACAATAAATCCTTTATTGGTAGAAAACTTCAAAGTAAAGGTGACATTCTCTTTGGAGATGAATTGAAAAAAAATATTAAAACAAACAAAGTCAAAATAAAACCGAGAGCTATTGATGTCAGGGAAAAAAATGAGATCCTCTTTCAGGACAAGACGAATTTAAAAATTAATAATATCATCTGGGCTACTGGTTTTATACAAGACTTTAATTGGATTGATATCCCAGGCTTACTTAACTCATATGGGACTATAAATCACATTAGAGGTATTACTAATATTAAGGGTCTATATTTTCTCGGACTCCCCTGGCAACATCGGAGAGGATCTTCTCTGTTATTAGGGGTTGGGGATGATGCAGAGTATTTGTATCAAAATATTCTAGCAACAAATTTCAAAGCATAA
- a CDS encoding FeoA domain-containing protein produces the protein MSQSKVVKLSEAKKGDSIRITKLEISGVMRRRLLDLGFVPGSIVEVLRKSPMGDPIAYRVSQTIIALRKEESNRIEGELIVT, from the coding sequence ATGAGCCAGTCAAAAGTAGTGAAGTTATCTGAAGCCAAGAAGGGTGATTCTATACGCATTACCAAGTTGGAGATAAGTGGAGTTATGAGAAGAAGATTACTGGATTTAGGATTCGTTCCTGGTTCTATCGTTGAAGTTCTAAGAAAGAGTCCTATGGGTGATCCAATTGCATACCGAGTTAGTCAAACAATAATTGCTTTAAGAAAAGAAGAGAGTAATAGAATCGAAGGGGAGTTGATTGTGACATGA